GTTTGACGGCCATGGGATGCCTCCTGCCTTAATGCCTCCTACTGTGCTGCCCGTTCCCCCGCGATATTCGCATGGCGTTTGAACGGCCCGAACGGGATTTCCTTGGGCGCAAAGGTTTCCGCCGATGCCCTGTCCCAGCGCGAATACCAGTCATGCAGCCCCTCGATCTCCGGCCCGCCGGACACAAGGAACCCTTCGGGCAGGTAGGGATAGGCTTCGTTGCCGTCAAGGAATTCGTTGTCCTTCTGGCGCACCATGAAGTGATAGGGCATGAAATTGCGCGGATCGGTCAGGCCCGCCGCCCCGGTAATTTCGGCCAGCGCATGCATGGTATTATGGTGGAACCGCGCCACCCGGTCGCTTTTATCACCCACATTAAGGGCCCGCTGGCGCAGCGGGTCCTGTGTTGCGATGCCGACCGGGCAATGGTTGGTATGGCATGACTGCGCCTGAATGCAACCCAGCGCAAACATATACCCCCGCGCCGCATTGCACCAATCGGCCCCCAGTGCGAGGGTTTGGGCAATATCAAACGCCGAAACGATCTTGCCCGCCGCCCCGATCTTGATCTGATCACGCACACCGGCACCCCGAAGGGCATTATGAACGAATGTCAAACCCTCGCGCATCGGCATGCCGACCCGGTTGGCAAATTCCACCGGGGCTGCCCCCGTGCCGCCTTCCTTGCCATCGACCACGATGAAATCGGGCAGAATACCGGTTTTCAGCATCGCCTTGACGATGCACATAAACTCGCGCCGATGCCCGATACACAGCTTGAAGCCGACCGGCTTGCCGCCCGAAAGATCGCGCAGTTTCGCGATGAATTCCATCAGGCCGACGGGGGTGGAAAACGTGCTGTGCGCGGCCGGCGAAATGCAATCAATCCCCATCGGGATGCCGCGTGCCTCGGATATTTCCGGGGTGATCTTGGCGGCAGGCAACATGCCGCCGTGGCCTGGCTTGGCCCCCTGGCTCAGCTTCACCTCGATCATCTTGACCTGCGGGTCGGATGCGGTTTCGGCAAAGCGTTCCTCGGAAAAAGTGCCATCATCATTGCGGCATCCGAAATAACCCGACGCCACCTGATAAATCAGATCCCCACCACCTTCGCGGTGATAGCGGCTGATGCTGCCCTCGCCGGTATCATGGGCAAAACCACCCTTTTTCGCCCCCTTGTTCAACGCCAGAATGGCATTGCCCGATAACGAGCCAAAACTCATCGCCGAAATATTATAAAGGCTGGCGTCATAGGGCTGCTTGCAGGCCGCCCCGCCCACCCGCACGCGAAAATCGATATCGGTGATGCTGGTCGGCGTGACCGAATGGGTCAGCCACGCATAGCCGGAACCATACACATCCTCGATCGTGCCAAACGGGCGCTTGTCCTCGACCCCCTTGGCACGCTGATAGACAAGCCCGCGCGACTGGCGGCTGAACGGCACCTCATCCTGATCGCTTTCGATCATATATTGCCGGATTTCCGGGCGGAAACTTTCAAGGATAAACCGGATATGCCCGCTGACCGGATAGTTGCGCAGGATCGAATGCCGGGTCTGGCGCAAATCAAACCAGCCAACCACCATCAACGCGCCAAAGATCACCACCGGCACCCAGAACCAGACATCGACCACGGCGGCACAGATCAACGAGGCAAAAGTCAAAAGCGTCACACCGGCCAGAACCGCATAACGCTGATTCAAAATCAGAAACTTCACAGTGATCCATCCCATCCAATGGTGCGGGGAGTGTTGAAGGGCATTACAATGCTGAACTTTTTTCGCGCGACGATACGCGTACTGTCTTGTGACTCTCAGCGGATTTCGGATCACGCCGCATACGGGCATACAGCACCGTCGGCTCCTGCTTCATGGTATGAATGGCTATTCTGACAGCGGGTGAAACAGGTGTATGACCGGATTTGAAGTTTTTAACCTGGCTTAACTTGTATCCAAGTGCCTGCCCGACCTGTTCATTGGTCAGCTTGAACCGCTTCTGGAAATCTTCAATCAAAGCCCGTCCGTCTTCTTCGGCCTGCTCATCGGCAATCCGCGCAAGATTTTCGGCACTATAATCAAGGCCGTTTTCCCACGCGACGCCATGCCCCCAATTGATCACACCCACCTTTGCAAAGGCATCGGGATCATCGGCAAACACGGCAAAATGACGTGACAGGGTTACCAGGCCGGAAAGGTCGGCCTGCTGTTCAAACCCGCCATCCCACTGAAGCAAAAGCGTGAATGGCCTGTCCGTTGTTTTGACTGCTGCAAGGCGTTTCATCATCGCACCTGTCATCCGTTATAGTCCTGCCAGATTGCCATCAACCGGTCGCGGTTATCAGCAACGTAACTGCTGGCCTGTCGTGTGACCTTGCCGGGCAGATCCCCGGCGAAAATTTCGGCATCTTCAATCCTGATCTTGGCAGAAAAATCGGGACCAATCACATGTATATGGGGCGGATTATGATCGCCGAAATACATATAGATTTTAAAACTGCCGAAATCCTCGATGGTCGGCATATTCCCCCCGATTTATACCCCACTTAATATAGGCCAAAAATTGGCCCCTCGCAAGATGAACAAAAAAACCGCCGGTTTCCCGGCGGCTGCAAGTCTGACAGGGAGCATCCTGTCGGGAACACCCCATAATGAGGGGCGGGTGTTCCCGAATGTCCTGTCGCTCTGAGTGTTATGATCAGGCTTTGCCGTAACCGCCGCCACCCGGCGTCTCGATGATGAAGACATCACCGGGATACATTGTGGCGCCATCCGTACCCTTAAGTTCCTCGACCGTGCCGTTGGTGCGCTCGATCGCATTGCGGCCAAGCTTGCCCGGCTCCCCGCCGCCAACGGCCTGAACCGGCACGCGACGGTGGTTTGACAGGATCGATGCGGTCATTTCTTCAAGGAAGCGCACCCGGCGCACCGTGCCGTCCCCGCCCTTGTGTTTGCCGGCCCCGCCGGACCCTTTGCGGATGCCAAAGCTTTCCAGCAGAACCGGGAAGCGCCATTCAAGGACTTCCGGGTCGGTCAGACGCGAGTTCGTCATGTGCGAATGCACACCCGACGTCCCGTCATAATCCGGGCCCGCACCGGTCCCGCCACAGATGGTTTCGTAATACTGGTGCGTATCATTGCCCCAGGTGAAGTTGTTCATCGTACCCTGCGCACCCGACATCACGCCAAGGGCGGCATACAGCGTATCGGTGACATGCTGCGATGTTTCAACGTTCCCGGCAACCACGGCGGCCGGATAACGCGGGTTGAGCATCGATCCTTCCGGCACGATCAGATTGACCGGCTTCAGGCACCCGGCATTCAGCGGAATGTCATCATCAACAAGCGTTCTGAAGACATAAAGAACCGCCGCCCTTGTTACCGCCGATGGGGCGTTGAAGTTGTTATCAAGCTGATCGGACGTACCGGTGAAATCAACCGTGGCCGAACGGGTTTCCTTATGGATCGTGACCTTGGCTTTCACCACCGCGCCATTATCCATTTCGTAAGCAAACTCGCCGTCTTTAAGCACATCAATCACACGGCGAACACTTTCCTCGGCATTGTCCTGCACATGGCCCATATAGGCATGCACAACATCAAGCCCGAAGTGATCGACCATCTTGCGCAGTTCCTGCACGCCCTTTTCATTGGCGGCAATCTGCGCACGCAGATCGGCGATGTTCTGATACGGGTTACGCGCCGGATATTTCGCACCTTCCAGAAGCGCGGTCAAACCGGCCTCGTCAAATTTGCCCTGATCAACCAGTTTGAAATTGTCGATCAGAACGCCTTCTTCCTCAAGAATACGGGAATTTGGTGCCATCGAGCCCGGAGTGATCCCGCCCACATCGGCATGGTGGCCACGCGATGCGACATAGAACAGGATTTCCTTGCCATCATCGCCAAACACCGGCGTGATCAAGGTAATATCGGGCAGGTGCGTACCCCCGTTATAGGGATCGTTGAGCATATAAACATCGCCGGATTTCATTTTCCCGGCATTGTTTTCCATGACAGCCCGAACAGACTCACCCATCGATCCAAGATGGACCGGCATATGCGGTGCGTTGGCAATCAGAAGACCTTCCTGATCAAACAGCGCGCACGAGAAATCAAGCCGTTCCTTGATGTTGACCGAATATGACGTGTTGGCAAGCGTGACCCCCATCTGTTCGGCGATATTCATGAACAGGTTGTTGAACACCTCAAGCATCACCGGATCGGCCTGCGTGCCAATCGCTTCCGACCGTTTGAGCGGCACAACACGCGTCAGCACAAGATGATCCCGACCATTGACCTTGGCCTCCCAGCCCGGATCAAGAACGGTGGTGCCGACCGGCTCGACAATCACCGCCGGGCCGCGCACCGTCGCACCGGGTTTCAGATCTTCGCGTTTATAGAACGGCGTATCTTCGGATTTGCCATCAAACACCACCTTGCGGGTGGCAAGCGGATCGGGTCTGACGCCATCCTTGGCAACTTCGGTTTCGGCATCGGGCAGGCCTTGGGTTTCGCCAATCGCCTCGACCGCGACGGCTTCCACCACCAGCGGCTTTTCATCCATGACAAAGCCGTAACGCTGCTTGTGCTGTTCTTCGAACTGCGCCTTGATCGAGGCAACATCACCGAAATCAACGATCAACGGATTATCCGTGCCGTCATAACGCAGATGCAGCTTTTTCAGCATGCTGATCTTGGCATCGGTAATGCCCTGCTCATGCAGCTCACCACGTGCTTCGGCGGCCAATGCCTCAAGGCTTTCATCAAGCCCGGCAAGGGCAGACGTTTCAAGCTTCGCCTCAACCGCCTGTTCGCGCATTGCGCGGATATCGGCAAGCCCCATGCCATAGGCCGACAGAACACCGGCAAACGGATGGACAAACACGCGTGTCATGCCCAGCGTATCGGCCACCTGGCAGGCATGCTGCCCGCCGGCCCCGCCAAAGCATTGCAGGATGTAATCCGTCACGTCATAGCCACGCTGAACCGAAATCTGCTTGATCGCGTTGGCCATGTTTTCAACCGCGATCCGAAGGAACCCTTCGGCGACTTCTTCAGGGGTGCGCACCTGTCCGGTGGCGTCCTTGATCTTAAGCGCCATGTCGGCAAAGCCCGCCTTGACCGCATCCGCGTCAAGCGGCTCGTTGCCTTCGGGGCCAAACACATTCGGGAAGAATTCCGGCTGCACCTTGCCCAGCATGACATTGATATCGGTCACCGCAAGCGGCCCGCCACGGCGATAGGCCGCCGGTCCCGGATTGGCACCGGCACTGTCTGGACCAACGCGGAAACGCGCCCCATCGAAATGCAGGATCGACCCGCCACCGGCCGCAACCGTATGGATTTTCATCATCGGCGCGCGCATGCGCACACCGGCAACCTGGGTTTCGAAATCGCGTTCATATTCGCCGTCATAATGCGAAACGTCGGTCGATGTGCCGCCCATATCAAAACCGATGACCTGATTGAAGCCATCCATTTCCGCGGTCCGCACCATGCCGACAACACCGCCCGCCGGGCCGGACAATATCGCATCCTTGCCCTGGAACTTGGCGGCATCGGTCAACCCGCCATTGGACTGCATGAACATCAGCTTCACACCGCCAAGCTCGCCCGCGACCTGATCAACATACCGGCGCAGGATCGGCGACAGATAGGCATCAACAACCGTGGTATCGCCGCGCGATACCAGTTTCATCAACGGGCTGACCTGATTGCTGACCGATACCTGGGTAAAGCCGATCTCACGTGCGATTTCGGCGGCTGCATTTTCATGTGCGGTATAACGATAGCCATGCATGAACACGATGGCACATGCCCGGATGCCGTCATCAAAGGCGGCCTGCAAGTCACGGCGCAGGTTTTCACGATCAAGGGCTGTCAGTTCCGCGCCCTGCGCGTCAAAGCGGCCATCGGCCTCGATCACGCGCTCATAAAGCATTTCCGGCAGCTTGATATTGCGATCAAACAGCTTCGGGCGGTTCTGATAGGCAATGCGCAATGCATCGCGGAAACCGGTCGTCGTCACCAGAACCGTGCGGTCGCCTTTGCGTTCCAGAAGCGCATTGGTCGCAACCGTCGTGCCCATCTTGACGGCTTCGATTTTCTCGGCCGGGATTTTCTCGCCCGCCGGAACTTCAAGCAGCTCACGAATGCCCTGAATGGCGGCATCGGCATAACGTTCCGGGTTTTCCGACAGCAGCTTGTGCGTCAGAAGGCTGCCATCGGGTTTGCGCGCGACGATATCGGTAAAGGTACCGCCACGGTCGATCCAGAACTGCCATTTCGGCTGTCCAGTCGTCTGATCAGTAGTCTGCGAAGCGGGCGAATTTTGGGTGTGCGAAGCCATGATGCTTACTCCTTCAGCATCGTATTCAAACAAATCTTGCGAATGCGCCGACCGTTAAACGGCGCGGGTCAGCCGTTCATTTTCTGCGGAAGCCAGGTGGCGATTTCGGGGAAGACCGTAATCAGCAAAACCGCCAGCAAAAGCAGGAAGAAGAACGGCAGGGAAGCCAGTGCAATGGAAAACAGGTTTTTGCCTGTCAGCCCTTGCAGAACGAAAAGGTTGAAACCGACCGGCGGGGTGATCTGCGACATTTCGACCACCAGCACCACATAGATGCCAAACCACAAAAGATCGATCCCGGCGGCCTGCACCATCGGCAGGATCACCGACGTGGTCAGAACCACCACCGAAATCCCGTCAAGGAAGCAGCCCAGCACGATAAAGAACACCGTCAGCGCGGCAAGCAACGCATAGGGCGAAAGGTTCATTTCCGCGATCCATGCCGCAAGCTCGCGCGGAATGCCGGTAAAGCCCATGGTGACGGTCAAAACCGCCGCCCCGGCAAGGATGAAACCGATCATGCACGATGTGCGCGTCGCCCCCATCAGGCCGTCGATAAAGCTCGCCCGGTTAAGCGACCCGCTGATGGCGGACAGGATCAGCGCACCGACCACGCCAAAGGCCGCGGCCTCCGTCGGGGTGGCAATCCCGCCATAGATCGACCCGATCACACTGGCAATCAGCACAATCACCGGGATCAGGCGGCCAGACGCCCGGACCTTTTCCATAAAGCCCATATCCGGCCCGGCAGGCGGCATCTTGTCCTTGTTCGCCGTCGCCCAGATCATGACAAAGCCCATGAACAGGATGATCAGCATCGCACCGGGCAGGATGCCGGCAATGAACAGGCGCGCAATCGAAAGCTCGGCCGAAACGCCATACACGATCAGGATGATCGATGGCGGGATCAGAAGCCCAAGCGTCCCTGACCCGGCCAGCGTGCCAAGGATCAGCCTGTCGGCATAGCCCTGCTTGCGCAGTTCCGGGATCGACATCCGGCCAATCGTGGCCGCCGTCGCCGCCGACGAACCCGATACGGCGGCAAAAATGCCGCAGCCCAGAATATTGACATGCAGCAACCGCCCCGGAAGCTTGTTCAGCCAAGGTGCCAGGCCGGTAAACATATCCTCGGACAACCGCGACCTAAACAGGATTTCACCCATCCAGATAAACAGCGGCAGCGGCGCCAGCGACCAGCTTGCCAGCCCCGACCACGCGGTCGTCGCGATGATCGGTCCGGTCTGCGCGCTGGTGAAAAATTCAAGTCCGATGACACCGACCGCAAATAACGACAATGCCACCCAAAGCCCCGCCCCCAGAAACAGGAACATCAACCCCATAAGGATCAGGCCGATTTCAAGTACTTCCATGACCGTCCCCCTATTCCGTCAGTTCGCTGGTTTCGCGCGTGGCAAAGACGGGCGCACGACCGCGCGCCACATCAAACAATGCTTCAAGCATGGCGATGGTAAAAACAATCAACCCGAACGCCATCGCCGCTTGCGGGATCCACAATGGAAAGGCCAGAACACCGGGCGACGTATCGCCATAGGAAAAACTTTCCTCGGCCAGCACGGCCATCCAATAGGCGAAATACCCGCCAAGAAAACTTGCCAGCGCCAGCGTGATGCTCTCGATCCCCCGGCGCAAACCGCCCTTAAGGTGCGATAACACAATCAGAACCCGGATATGGGTGCCCGCCCGAAGGGCCGGACCAAGTGCGAGGAACGTCCCCGCCGCAAGCGAGAACCCGGCAAGCTCGTTGGCATCATGCACGGCAATTCCGACAAACCGGCCCAGCGACGAGGCCAGGATCAGCAATGCGATGGCAACCAGAAAAATGGCTGCTAACCCCGCACTGAATTTGAACAAATAATCTAATGATCTGCGCACAGCAGTCCCCTTTCCGCCCGCGGGATTTCCCAGTGGTGGCTGACAATACGGACAGTCATATCATGAATTTCGGCGGGGCGTCCCGATCCGGGCGTCTTCACCCGGATCGGAAAAGTCGGTTCGTCGCTTACTTTTTATAAGCGTCGATGATGGCGGCACCGGCATCACCGGCTTCTGCCTGCCAATCGGCAACCATCTGATCGCCAACCTTGGCCAGACCGGATTTCAGCGCGTCGCTCGGGGCGGCAACATTCATGCCGTTATCGGCCAGAACCTTTTTCTTCTCGTCGGTCTCGGCCATGCTCATTTCCCAGCCACGCGTTTCGGCTTTGGCGGCGGCGTCCATGACGGCTTTCTGTACTTCCGGCGACAGACCGTCAAATGCCTTGGCATTGACGATCACCATGTTTTTCGGAAGCCATGCCTGAACGTCATAGAAGTTTTCGACAAAGTCCCATGCCTTGGAATTCGCACCGGTCGAGGGCGAGGTCATCATCGCTTCGACAATGCCGGTCGCAAAGGCGGTCGGGATTTCCGGCACTTCAACCTGGGTACCGACCATGCCGGTCAGGTCTGCCAGTTTCGACGTTGCCGAGTTATAGGCGCGGAACTTCATGCCTTTAAGGTCTTCGACCGAATTAACCGGCTTTGCGGTATAAAGACCCTGTGCCGGCCATGCGACCGCATAAAGAACCTTAAGGCCATCACCGGCCAGTTTTTCTTCAATCGCCGGGCGCGATGCATCCCAAAGCTTTTTGGCTTCGTCATAGCTGGTCGCAAGGAACGGGATCGCGTCAACGCCGTAAATCGGGTCTTCATTCGACAAAAGCGAAATCAGGGTTTCACCCGCCGGAACCAGACCGCGCTGCACCGAACGCTTGATGTCGGGGTGCTTGAACAGCGAACCACCGGAATGAACGGTGATGTCAAGCTCACCGCCGGTCGCTTCTTTCACGTCCTTGGCAAATTCGATGATGTTCTGGGTGTGGAATGTCGCGTCCGGATACGGGGTCGCCATATCCCATTTTTCGGCGGCCATGGCAAAACCGGCCGACATCGTGATTGCGGCAACTGCGACGGTGGAAAGTGCCTTTTTAAGCATCAGTCAAGTCTCCCTGTGTGTGATGAGGCCGACATGCATTTTTTCGCGCATCTCGTGACTCCGAAGTAGCCTCCCAACAGAACGGTCACATTTTACTGATAAATTGTCAATGTTATTTCATGGCTGATATGCAAAATGCGGGAAACGACGCAGGATATTTTATCGGCATTGACCCGCCAGAGCGCGCCATCAATATGATATTCCTCGATTTATGGCCGTGTGCTAGGCTCCGCGCAAATAACAAACAGGGAGAAAGCCCGTGCATGATCTTTCGGGGAAATCAGTCTGGATTACTGGTGCCGGAAGCGGCATCGGCGAGGCAATCGCAAAATCGCTTGCCGCGGCGGGCGCGCATGTCGCCCTGTCCGCACGGCGCGAAGAAACACTTCAGCAGGTCGCAGACACGATCAGGTCAGAGGGCGGAAAGGTCGAAATCCATCCGCTTGATATCAGCAACAGCGATCAGGTCGCGGACGCCGCGCGCAACATTCAGGCGTCCATGGGCAAAATCAATGTCCTGATCAATTGTGCGGGCATGAACACCCCCAAACGGCATTGGCGCGATCTTGATATTGCCGACTGGCACCGCATCGTCGCGGTCAATCTCAATGGTGTGGCGAACACGGTTTGCGCAACCCTGCCCTTCATGCGTGATCAACAGGACGGGTTGATCATCAATATCGCGTCATGGGCGGCAAAGCATGAATTCCCCGTCGCGGGCCCGGCCTATGTCGCGTCAAAACGCGGCGTTGTCGACCTGTCGCACAGCATCAATCAGGAAGAAATGCACAACAATATCCGCTGCTGCTGCATAAGCCCCGGCGAAGTCGCCACCCCGATCCTTGACCAACGCCCCGTCCCGATCAAAGAAGACGAACGCGCCCTGATGCTAAAACCCGACGATCTGGCCGACATGGTCGCCTATGTCGTCGCCGCCCCGGCACGGGTTTGCTTCAACGAAATCATCATGTCCCCGACCCATAACCGAACCCTTCTGCCGCAGCCCTAAAACGCAGACATGAAAAAGGCAGCCCCGATACCCATCGCGCTGCCCTTTGTCTGCTCTTCAGAAACTCTGGAAGTCAATCACATCGCACTGGCCGCGCGCGATGCCTGATCATACACGCCCGAAATCGCGCGCAGCGTCTTGGCCACATCGCCGACTTCCTCGTGATTAACACCCAGTCGCTGGAACGTCTCCACCAGACAGGCTTCGCGCACCTCGCGGTATTTCTCGCACATCGCGCGGCCGTCCTTGGTCGTCGAATAATGCACTTCCTTGCCGCGCTTGATCCCGTCAACCAGTCCCAGCTTGCGCAGCTTCTTAAGCGAATAATTCACCAGATGGCTGTCTTCGACATTCAGAACGAAACAGACCTCCGACAGGCTTTTTTCCCGCTCGCGTGAATTGACGTTATGCAGAACAAGGATATCAAGAACCGAAACATCGGGCATGCCCGCCGCCCGCATGCACCGCACCATCCAGCGGTTAAACGCATTGCCCGACAGGATCAGGGCAAATTCAAGCTCGGAAAGCTCGGCCGCGCGTTCCGAAACAAGATGTGACGATGATACGATACGTGGTTTGTCGGTCCGTGGTGTGTCGGTCATGCGGCGTTCCTGAAATCCCGGTGTTAACTTTCGCGATGCGCTTTGCGGCATTCACTTATACGCTTTGTCGGGATTTTATCGCAAAAAAAGCAGCCCGGACAAGGCCAGGCTGCACATTAATGTCGACATTTCACCATCAAAGTGATCGCATGCGTTCCAGGAACCCGTCAATCTGGCCGCGCAAATGACCGCTTTGCGTGCCAAGATTATCGGCCGAACCATGCACGTCATTGGCGGCAACATTGGTTTCGGCAACTGCTGCCGATACGCCCTGCATGGCGGCGGATATTTCCTCGGTCCCGGCGGCGGCCTGTTCGACATTCTGCGAAATCTCGCTGGTCGCGACCGTCTGTTGTTCGACTGCGGCGGCAACGGCCGATGCCCGTTCACTGATGTCGGAAATCATCCGCACGATTTCATCAATCGCCTCAACCGCCAATCCGGTCGCCTGCTGGATACCGTTAATCTGGCTGGTGATTTCATCGGTGGCCTTGGCCGTCTAATTGGCAAGGTTCTTGACCTCGCTTGCCACAACCGCAAAACCTTTGCCTGCATCACCGGCACGGGCGGCTTCGATGGTGGCATTAAGCGCCAGAAGGTTGGTCTGCCCGGCGATATCGCTGATCAGGCCAATGACCTCGCCGATCTTGAGCGCCGCATCATTCAGCCCCTGAATGTTTTCATTGGTATGGCGCGCACGTTCGGTTGCCGATTGCGCCATGTTCGATGTTTCGCTGACCTGACCGGAAATCTCGTTGATGGATGCCGCAAGCTCGGTCGCCGCCGTCGCGACAAGCTGCACATTCGCCGATGCTTCCTCGGTCCCCGATGACACCGCCAGGGACTGGTTTGCCGCAGTATCCGCACTTTTGCGCAGCACATTTGACACTTGATGCAGCTGGTCAACGGCACCGCCAACCTCGGCCATGACGGCCACCACCGCCTGATCAAACTCGCGGATATACCGCTCCTGGGTTTCCAGGCGTTTACGGCGGCGCTCGTCAGCCTCGCGCTGGGCGGCTTCAAGCTTGACGCGTTCAATACCGTATTTCACGGAACACCAGAACCGCCCGGCCCATCTCGCCGATCTCGTCGGCCCGATTGACTTCATTGATGTCGACATCAAAGTCGTTATGCGCCAACCGCGTCATCTTTGTCGTCAGTCCGGCGATCGCGCGCACAATTGCTTTTGACAGCAATACGGACAGCACCAGCAACGCCAACGCCCCCACAACAAACATCACGACCGTCGTGATCAGGCTACGCTGCGAAATGGCGTTTGCCTCCGCCTTCTTCGCGGCTGCGATGGCCGCTATATCGGCACTAAGCTGTTCCAGAACCGGTTCGGCTTCGGCGTAATAGTCGCTCAGCTTGCCCAATTCTTCCTCGCGCTGAAGGATCCCCGCCGCCAGCGCCTTGAAATCCGTCACATAGGATTTCATCAGATCGGCAATCTTTTGCTTTTCCGCAGCAGGAATACTGTCGGCGGCGGTCAATGCCGGACCAAATTCCGCCAGACGGTCATCAATGCGCGCAACATATTTCGGATCAATCCGCGCCAGGAAATCCTTCTCGTGGCGGCGCATCATCAACATGATGATTGTCAGC
The Thalassospira xiamenensis M-5 = DSM 17429 DNA segment above includes these coding regions:
- a CDS encoding FMN-binding glutamate synthase family protein, with translation MKFLILNQRYAVLAGVTLLTFASLICAAVVDVWFWVPVVIFGALMVVGWFDLRQTRHSILRNYPVSGHIRFILESFRPEIRQYMIESDQDEVPFSRQSRGLVYQRAKGVEDKRPFGTIEDVYGSGYAWLTHSVTPTSITDIDFRVRVGGAACKQPYDASLYNISAMSFGSLSGNAILALNKGAKKGGFAHDTGEGSISRYHREGGGDLIYQVASGYFGCRNDDGTFSEERFAETASDPQVKMIEVKLSQGAKPGHGGMLPAAKITPEISEARGIPMGIDCISPAAHSTFSTPVGLMEFIAKLRDLSGGKPVGFKLCIGHRREFMCIVKAMLKTGILPDFIVVDGKEGGTGAAPVEFANRVGMPMREGLTFVHNALRGAGVRDQIKIGAAGKIVSAFDIAQTLALGADWCNAARGYMFALGCIQAQSCHTNHCPVGIATQDPLRQRALNVGDKSDRVARFHHNTMHALAEITGAAGLTDPRNFMPYHFMVRQKDNEFLDGNEAYPYLPEGFLVSGGPEIEGLHDWYSRWDRASAETFAPKEIPFGPFKRHANIAGERAAQ
- a CDS encoding DUF2442 domain-containing protein, coding for MMKRLAAVKTTDRPFTLLLQWDGGFEQQADLSGLVTLSRHFAVFADDPDAFAKVGVINWGHGVAWENGLDYSAENLARIADEQAEEDGRALIEDFQKRFKLTNEQVGQALGYKLSQVKNFKSGHTPVSPAVRIAIHTMKQEPTVLYARMRRDPKSAESHKTVRVSSREKSSAL
- a CDS encoding DUF4160 domain-containing protein, whose protein sequence is MPTIEDFGSFKIYMYFGDHNPPHIHVIGPDFSAKIRIEDAEIFAGDLPGKVTRQASSYVADNRDRLMAIWQDYNG
- a CDS encoding hydantoinase B/oxoprolinase family protein, with amino-acid sequence MASHTQNSPASQTTDQTTGQPKWQFWIDRGGTFTDIVARKPDGSLLTHKLLSENPERYADAAIQGIRELLEVPAGEKIPAEKIEAVKMGTTVATNALLERKGDRTVLVTTTGFRDALRIAYQNRPKLFDRNIKLPEMLYERVIEADGRFDAQGAELTALDRENLRRDLQAAFDDGIRACAIVFMHGYRYTAHENAAAEIAREIGFTQVSVSNQVSPLMKLVSRGDTTVVDAYLSPILRRYVDQVAGELGGVKLMFMQSNGGLTDAAKFQGKDAILSGPAGGVVGMVRTAEMDGFNQVIGFDMGGTSTDVSHYDGEYERDFETQVAGVRMRAPMMKIHTVAAGGGSILHFDGARFRVGPDSAGANPGPAAYRRGGPLAVTDINVMLGKVQPEFFPNVFGPEGNEPLDADAVKAGFADMALKIKDATGQVRTPEEVAEGFLRIAVENMANAIKQISVQRGYDVTDYILQCFGGAGGQHACQVADTLGMTRVFVHPFAGVLSAYGMGLADIRAMREQAVEAKLETSALAGLDESLEALAAEARGELHEQGITDAKISMLKKLHLRYDGTDNPLIVDFGDVASIKAQFEEQHKQRYGFVMDEKPLVVEAVAVEAIGETQGLPDAETEVAKDGVRPDPLATRKVVFDGKSEDTPFYKREDLKPGATVRGPAVIVEPVGTTVLDPGWEAKVNGRDHLVLTRVVPLKRSEAIGTQADPVMLEVFNNLFMNIAEQMGVTLANTSYSVNIKERLDFSCALFDQEGLLIANAPHMPVHLGSMGESVRAVMENNAGKMKSGDVYMLNDPYNGGTHLPDITLITPVFGDDGKEILFYVASRGHHADVGGITPGSMAPNSRILEEEGVLIDNFKLVDQGKFDEAGLTALLEGAKYPARNPYQNIADLRAQIAANEKGVQELRKMVDHFGLDVVHAYMGHVQDNAEESVRRVIDVLKDGEFAYEMDNGAVVKAKVTIHKETRSATVDFTGTSDQLDNNFNAPSAVTRAAVLYVFRTLVDDDIPLNAGCLKPVNLIVPEGSMLNPRYPAAVVAGNVETSQHVTDTLYAALGVMSGAQGTMNNFTWGNDTHQYYETICGGTGAGPDYDGTSGVHSHMTNSRLTDPEVLEWRFPVLLESFGIRKGSGGAGKHKGGDGTVRRVRFLEEMTASILSNHRRVPVQAVGGGEPGKLGRNAIERTNGTVEELKGTDGATMYPGDVFIIETPGGGGYGKA
- a CDS encoding TRAP transporter large permease, with amino-acid sequence MEVLEIGLILMGLMFLFLGAGLWVALSLFAVGVIGLEFFTSAQTGPIIATTAWSGLASWSLAPLPLFIWMGEILFRSRLSEDMFTGLAPWLNKLPGRLLHVNILGCGIFAAVSGSSAATAATIGRMSIPELRKQGYADRLILGTLAGSGTLGLLIPPSIILIVYGVSAELSIARLFIAGILPGAMLIILFMGFVMIWATANKDKMPPAGPDMGFMEKVRASGRLIPVIVLIASVIGSIYGGIATPTEAAAFGVVGALILSAISGSLNRASFIDGLMGATRTSCMIGFILAGAAVLTVTMGFTGIPRELAAWIAEMNLSPYALLAALTVFFIVLGCFLDGISVVVLTTSVILPMVQAAGIDLLWFGIYVVLVVEMSQITPPVGFNLFVLQGLTGKNLFSIALASLPFFFLLLLAVLLITVFPEIATWLPQKMNG
- a CDS encoding TRAP transporter small permease, which encodes MRRSLDYLFKFSAGLAAIFLVAIALLILASSLGRFVGIAVHDANELAGFSLAAGTFLALGPALRAGTHIRVLIVLSHLKGGLRRGIESITLALASFLGGYFAYWMAVLAEESFSYGDTSPGVLAFPLWIPQAAMAFGLIVFTIAMLEALFDVARGRAPVFATRETSELTE
- a CDS encoding TRAP transporter substrate-binding protein, giving the protein MLKKALSTVAVAAITMSAGFAMAAEKWDMATPYPDATFHTQNIIEFAKDVKEATGGELDITVHSGGSLFKHPDIKRSVQRGLVPAGETLISLLSNEDPIYGVDAIPFLATSYDEAKKLWDASRPAIEEKLAGDGLKVLYAVAWPAQGLYTAKPVNSVEDLKGMKFRAYNSATSKLADLTGMVGTQVEVPEIPTAFATGIVEAMMTSPSTGANSKAWDFVENFYDVQAWLPKNMVIVNAKAFDGLSPEVQKAVMDAAAKAETRGWEMSMAETDEKKKVLADNGMNVAAPSDALKSGLAKVGDQMVADWQAEAGDAGAAIIDAYKK